gtatttttttttttttttactgcaattTGTAGTTAGTTGCTTATATGGGATTATTATGCCCAACACATTTCATCAATTAATGTTTTACGAAATCTTTCAGATAATTTGATTCGCGTCTCATTCTCACAGGCCTTTCCTGTTCCGTTGAAGTTCCCTGTGGTGATTTTTGAATTGAATTCAACAAGTGTTTCGGATTTTTCAGTTGGATTTTCGGTGATCGGTTTTTCAGTAAGATTTTCATTGATCAGTTCATCTTCGATGTTTTCATTGTCATTTTCAGACTGTAATTTAGTCCAGATCTAACCTTTTTAAACCGTGAATCATTTCGTGTGACTTCGTGGTTTTCATTTTCTGCTGTTATCATGTTTCCTTTTTTCCCTTTAACCACATATGGAGATGGTATATACTTTGGTGATATTTTTGTTCTCATTTTCTAGAAGTACCTTATATCCAACATTACGATTGTATTTTACAGCATTGTGTCTTCTGTCGCTGTAAGATTTACTCTCTGACTTGGATTGCTCATCGCGTTGTCTTACAACTTCGTCAACTTTAGATTCTGCATCCTTTTCGAATACTTTAGGCAACTTTGTGTTCGGTTCTCGTTGGAACATTAGTCGGTACGGTGTGGGGAGTTGCCCTATATTGTCTAAGAAATTTGAACAGTTCTTGTTTCCAATTCTTGCCTTCGACAAGTGGCTTACTGAATGCTTCTGCTTTGCGATTTAGCTTTTGGCCACCGCGGAGTTACGCGTCGATGTGTGAATCCACTGTATGCTGCAAACTGTCTGAATGAATCGGAATTGAACGGACTTCCATTATCAGTTTTGATGGTCTTGACCATACCAAATTCGGATAGCGTTTTGTCCAATATAGGTATGACACGGCTAGATGATACCGACTTCACTACTTCCACCATAGGGTATCTTGAATATTCATCTGTTATGACAAATAGATATTCCTCGCTTGGTAATGGTCCGTAGAAGTCTGCGCTCAGATCCTGCCATGGGCCAGAAGGTAATTCAGACATCTTTAGAGGTTCCGTCCGGTTTCTTTCTTTTGTTGTAGCCAAACACGCTATGCAGCCTTTTATAATGTCTTCTACCATTTCATTCATGTTTGGAAACCAGACTTTTGATCTTAGAAATGCTTTTGTTCTGGTTGTTCCTTGATGACCTTCATGTGGGATGTGTATGGCTCTTTCACGGAGGGACTTTGGTAAAACACTGTCACGTAAGAGGACTGTTTCACCGTGCACAGTTAGCTCATCTTTGATGCTTCTAAGCGAAGTAAGTTCTTCCACACTTATCTCTGGGTCTTCTATTGATTTCATATTGTGCCACTTGCCATACTTTGCATAGTCAAATGGCTTGCCTTGGACTGTAGCTAACTTCACTTCATCAAGAGTCATAGCATTTAGCACTGAGCTTTCAGCTATAAAGTTAACATatttttcagcaatgttcagtttttgtttttcgttttcagAGTTTACCGGGTGTCGCGACATGTAGCCCGAAGGATTATCTTTTCCTGGTTTGTATTTTACTGACATTTTATACGGTTGTAAGCGCAAACCCCACCTTTCTATACGCAATGGAGGTTTTGGTTTCTCCCATATTTTCTCTAGCGGTTTGTGGTCACTGAAAACTGTAAAATGTGGAGCGCCACGTAGATATATTTCGAAGTGTCCACATGCCCACACCCACAGCTAACGCTTCTCGTTCTGTCTGGCTATAGCGACTTTCCGTATCGGTTAAAGTGCGGCTTGTCTATGCGACTATTTTATCGTTTTGTGTCACTATAACGGACAATCCAACAGGACTTGCATCCGTCATTATTTGTGTTTCTTCACTTGGATTGTAGTAACACATAACAGTTTCACTGGATAGTTCATTCTGAAGCATTTTAACGGCACTTTGCTCACTTTTGTCCCATTGCCACTCTACATTTTTCTTTGTTAGTTTTCTAAGCGGTTCTGTAATACTGGCATAATCGCGTATGAATCGCGAACAGTAACTGGTCATACCAAGGAAGTTTTTCAGTTCGGTGACATTTTGCGGCGGTGTCATTTCCTGTATCGCTTTTACGTTCTTCGGATCGGCAGATATACCTTCGCCGCTAAAAACAACACAGAAAAATGTGattgattttttgttgtattCACATTTTTTCTCGTTCAGTGTTTATCCCGTTTTCATGTATTCGCTGAAATACCTTTTCGAGCGCTTGGTCATGTTCAGTTTGAGTTTTGCCGTATACTATGATGTCGTCCGATATATTCTTCGCTCCATGTATGCCTTGTATGACGTTGCGGGTGGTATCTTGGAAAACATAACCCAAAATTTAGACGTTTGTATCTAAAACCTCCGACATGAGTGTTGAAGGCAGTTCTGTATCTTGAAGCAGGGTCAAGGACAAGCTGATGGTATCCGGCACGTAAATCAAGTTTACTGTAGACTGTCGAACCATTCAAATCGTTGATCAGCTCTTCGATTGTTGGAAGGAGATGGCGCTCGCCATAGCTTTATTCGCTTCACGCACATCAATGCATAGTCTTATCTCATCTGTGTTTTTCTTCGGTGGTGTTACAATTGGAGTAATCCAAGGTGTTGGCTCTCCTTCAACTTTTTCGATAATGTCTTCTTTCAGCAATTTGGCTCTACTTTAGCACGCAGATGAAATGGTGTTCTCCTTTGTCGTTGTGGGACAGGTTTCACAGATTTATCAATGTGAAGTTTTACTGTGCGACTCTTGAGTTTGCCTATTCCTGTAAATAGACCAGGATATTTGTTTTCTCTGTTTTTGACTGTGTACACGTATCACACCAAGTGTCTTTGCTGTGTCGAACCTAATAAGGCACCATGATTCCCTTTTACAATGTAAAACGTGTCTAAAACAAATGTGTCACTCTTTTCAATTAACAGTTCGCATTTACCTTTCACTGCAAGGGTTTACTACCACCGTACGGCATGAGATTTGGtagatttttctttgataattTGACTTGACCCACTAACTTGTGTATTTTCATCCAAAATATTTACAGAGGCACCTGTATCTACCATCATGgttattttcttcttatttattGTGACACTAGTTCTGGGACTTTTATTTCCAACTTGGCCAATTATGCCATAACAATATTTTCTTCATCAGAATCTGACTGTCCCCCGACTGCCCCTTCTTGAATTTCGTTTACATTTTGATTACGACGCTTTTTCATGCATACTTTCATGAAATGATTTGGTTTCTTGCAATAGTTACACAGTTTTCCTTTTGAGGATATTCACCTCCACAGTTGCGACACTTCTGATTTGATTTGTTGTGTGCCATGAATGATTATTTTCACTAAAGCTTTTCTGGGGTCTTTGTTTACCTTTCCCTCGACTTCGTCCTCGATTAATAGCATTGACAGATTCCCTTTCCTTCTCCATCACCTGGGCTTGTTCCTCCGACAATTCAAGTGAACGACCAAAAGCATGTATCTCTGCTAGAGTTTTATCTGGCTACAGGTGCCCTTCTCCTTAGTCTATTAGATTTACCGTGCTGTATTAACTGCTGTAAAATTTCAGCATCACAATCTGCAAATTCACAGTTCTTTGCCAAAGTTCTGAGTTCTGTTACGTACTCGTGTAATGTCTGACTGTTCGTTTGTTTATATGAACGAAATTTATAGATTTCCATCTGCACATTTTTCTTTCGTAAGCACTGTTTTTGTTGCTGCGAACGTTTCCTCTGATGTATCTTTTTCGGCATCGTAGATGTCGTAGACCCTTTCCCAGCATAGTTTCCTTCCATCGTTGGTGATTGCCATGCCAACTAGAAGGTTCTCCAGACGACCGACCCATTTTTCCTAATGGGGCCAGGCATTTGATTTGTCTGCATCGTAGTCAAACGACGGAAATAACGGCAGACTCATGGTTAGAATTGACGATAATTCAGCGGAGAATGCTTATTTGTCTACCTCGTAGCCAAATGTTGTGTTCATGGTGAGGATTGAGGACGATATTTCAAGAATAACTGAATATGcaatgttgtttttgtatttatttcgGATGTTATATTTTTACTATGACAACGGTACATGTTTATTATGCGGATCATATAAAGGTTAAGGTACACTAAAAGATAGGTCACTACACTAACCAGTGTGAGAAGACAGATTCAGATTGTTTGTTTAGAATTGTTGCTTTATCATATGGTTTGGTATAAGCTTTTCCTTCAGATTTTAAGGGTGCTACACCATGATTGTCTGTTTTTTATGTTTCACAAaagaataaaactttttttaccaGTCTCTGAGTCATTAGAAAAGATTACTGATTTTAAATACTCCCAGTATGATTTGCGTATTTCTCTTTGAATGGTGGCTTTAAGAATAGTAAGTCTGTTTCATTTTACTATGATGTTCTTTTCCTTTAGCATTTTTACATTTAGTGTGTAATTTATctcttttatgtatcattttgatGATCAGGGAAGATCACTTCTGGGTTTAGTCATTTTGGTTGGTATGTATTTACTTGATAGCTCatcgattttatttttaaattttccccacgGTATGTTTGGGTCATTATATGGgagtttaacaaaaacatttttaaaggtggataatcagattttggacatgtaacggatttgttcgaaactttagcatctgatcatttacactcatttatgttcacttaacacttaatacaaattagattttcactggaggtttttttaaaatttcattttcctatcctggttgcccaaccaagatggagttattttatcgtaagtataaatttgataaacatactttgcctaaggaaatgtataaatattagacatactgtaatatatttgtaaaatattcgcattaaaaattatgtatttagatggaattcattagaaacgcaagtttgaaaaattattattacctccatttgcctatcttggttgcgcaaccaagatagattggaaataaatgaattcagaagctacacaaagcttttaaacttgcattttggttcagattgttcaatagttgatatgtctatcaaatgcaaatgtaaaactagacgttgtatcgaaataaaaagaaatacccagctttttatatactttcatattaaaggggagtaattacaaaattttataaaaataataaaatatacatttcaaataggaatctaactctatgtaatcggtctttttgttccttaaataattctctaccagaatatacaaaaagtgaaaaatgtcatttcatgttgtttaaatgtgattgaccacctttaaagtatTCATTGAGATCAGACTTGAATGAATCCCAACTGGCTTTTCTAAATTCTTTGATTTCACGTTTTACTTGTCGAGGTCTACAAATTTTGATGTTCATTTCATGAAAGACAGTATTTATGATCTGACGATCCAAGACTAGGTAATATTTTGGTAGAATAAACTTGAGAAGGCGTCGTGGTatcgaatcgtggtgatcttgaTCGTCATGATCGTAAGGATCGTTACAAAATTTTTGAGGcaaacagacactaaatagaaaaaaatatggtagtcgcataatggcggatacaaatagtactcagtttttttttgctctgtagagcttttttcctCATTTTCTATGCAAATTGGTTTGCTAAAATCAAATGACAGATCTAAGCTTGACATGtatcacggtgcacaatcacgtggtctatgacgtcatgctataggtatcgcgccaagcattttttgtcaacaaagcgtcgattcaagaagaaaattcgtcgtaagtattttgttacgaatttttgtaaaatgtctttagtatgttgcaagtcctTTTATAgatgcgtacctccgatcacacagcatctgcccgtgtctgctttagtttggctggaaaacgggacaaactgaccaaaatctcaaaatcgctcttgctgttgctccaagctgattccagaaccgcattaaaaccagctttctcttgctGAAGTCTTCAGATGGCCGTTTTGATTTGGTACTTTCTGTCTCAAAACATCCGCTgattgattatttttcacgttaaatgtgttattttcaggtaaaaccaaagataaaaagatatgcTAGATATGCTCTTGTGGCAAGTTCTAGAAGATAAATGATATCGCAACAAGCTGAAACGATAATCTTATTTTAAGTCCGTTTTCCCATCAGTTTTCATACGTAAATCAACCGCGGCGTATCACTTTTTCATCTAAACACGATCTGTCAGTTGAATTTATCTTGTGTATAATGCGAGTTTATAGGCAAAACACGGAGCAAAAAAATATGCCATCGCGGCTAGTTTTAAAAGATAAGTGATGTTACAACAATCTaaaattttaacttggaatttaaTACATAGCTCCAATTAATTTCCACAATTACCGCTTGGTACTCTTTCATTGAAATACAGCTAGGCAAAAACAGGGAGCTAAGATTATGCTACTGAGAAAGATCAATGATATCGCTACAGGCTTAAACCTTTCTTAAGCCAATATtgtcatataaatcaaatatcgCATAGAAAGTACTGCACAGATAATGACAAATTTCAATGGCTAATCAATATAtctgagaaaataattattttaagatacatgtatggGGTCCCAAGAAAAAAACGAAACTGGTTAAATGATAATGCAAATGCTAATACAAGTATTTGATacttttgttttaagaaaatataagacATTGGATTATACGAGCTATTCTTGTTTTATAGGTcctatatactatatatatacctATATACTATCGAACTAGCCGGGAGACTGTTTTCAAGCTGGTGGACAAATATGAGCGACGAGCAGATGGCAGGTCCATACAACGTGTGCCCACTAATAAACGTTGTATATTGGAAGACAGGTAAtacaatgcaacctctgtagaaCAAGACCCTCTGGAACTGGACTCGACAATGATGATACACAGCATGTTGGCGTGTTAATTGATATTTCTTCTTTTCGGCTAAAAATTCAGTTAATTCTCTTAAGCCTTTAAGGCCAATTATCATGATGTAGATTGAATTTTTcgtttaaacatttgtaacattttacgACTAACACATTCCATAACTGTCAgcttaaattttattatttttaaagacatgtaacttcatgtataataatACGTAAACaatgattgtaaaataatgtattatgtcCCGAAAATTCAGAAAAGTCAGAAATTTAGATAGTAACagcgatatttgactttatcaaaatctttaaccaaaacattcttaGTTGAAacggacataactctgtcaaattcaaacaAAGTAGCAGGAATTGTTtcattggtgtagactttgatagcaaataactgttttatgttacaagtcaatggctttgatagtaacagatatttgaatttgaaagcCGCTTAAGAACAAAAAATTGAGAGGCACGAGGGTTGCATCATGCCAAAAATGCTATTTGACCTTGACCAGAATGCACCACTAAAAATTCGAGATCAACATGTCTTCAtcaatttttcaaagtattcacTGGTTTAAATTACACACACATTCCTGCGACGTTGCCTTATATCCCGATTCAGGAATGGCCGGTTCTTATTCATTGCACCACATTGTATGCAGGCAGACTCCGGTTGTATTAATGACTGCGCATGTGCTCGGTGAGTTCGTAACGGGTCACCACCAGATAGCCgcaaatgtcagaactgaaagtcTGAGGATTGTTCCCTCTCCTGTCGTGAGCGTTTAAGTGTGAACTTATGCTCTCTTCATCTGAAAATTAATCGAAATAATGCCGTGatactttccaaattttaaataaaatatattatgcaCTTTTGTCGTAATTATCTGCATATTTGGGAACCATGTCATAGATACATACCAAAATTATAGTCATTCAGAATTGTTGTATTCACAAGAGGAGAGGCCAAGAGCTTGTACGGCGGCCGTCCTCTGAATGTTGCTGATGCTGATGCAATTGAGCATAGAATAAACAGaacaaatatttcgtaaatacactcaaaacacGTAAAGGATCAATTGATAATTTTCCATTGATTTACAagtaaactgtttcatttttaaccAGCTGTAATTTCAGTATTtatcacacccgttaaccggttccgagcaaaacagttcgtggcggacaaaacagtttaCCGATGTTTTTGCCGGCATCTGCATTGCGGAAAGTATTCTCCATCCAATaatcggttggtgcaaaatatgttgaagatttttatttctataaagaGTAGCATGAACGAAGAACATGTCATGTGCTTCCCGTTTAAAAATAACCTATATTAAGTAAGTTATggcgagttaaaagtgtgattttgttgaaaaactgTGGAAATGAAAGTTTAACGCTGTATATTTAATTAACTTTTCAAAATAGGGCTATTGTATTAACGTCAACctataaaataatgtttgctctgaatattgtctaagttttaaacaacaaaacgcaatattcaacgagttatagacattcaaacatgacatggtcgaaaaaatgtgtggcggcattgcacagttcAAACTTATTCGTGTGGCGAGCAAGAGCGGTCctgtgtctttttttattttattctaataataaatggtatcaaTAGTGATATCAAGCTCGTAACtctttaaacataacgtttttaaTTAGACAACAGCAATTTACACTAGCTTTTATCAACAAATAGATGTAAGCCAAAGCATAAGTAATCACCGcataacaatgtaatatatcatCAACACTTCTTCCTACATTTTTGAATTATGATTACAGTGGTACAGTAATTTGATGTGATGCATTCTCGTGCTTTAGGAACGTTCCACTTAAACTTTTTTGAGGATCACAATGCATATGTACCTGTGCTACTTATGCAATGCAACAGCTGACTTTTATAGGCACTTAATTCAGCACCTCTGCAATAGCCATAGGTTTGACACGTTAAAGTACAAGCAACTTGAGCTTGACTGACTGACAGGAAAGCCCGATTCAGTAAGGAGTTTGAATTATGTCCAGAATATATGCACGTGTTGAACAGATTGAAAAAGAACATGTACCGACAGAATTGAaagatttaagaaatgaaatatatgaaactgtCTGAGTAACTGGTGACAGAATAAACGATTTGAGGGAGTGTATATAGATCTTACAttcctgcctgtgtaagacggggttttccctacccgagggacagtgtggaaagGAAAACCGAgagttagcgaggttttttatccatgctgtcccgagggtagggaaaacagctgtcttacacaggcagacatgttagatcatttttcttgcctatcatgttcaaaatagatcgttacgacaaataggtttttggtatttcttgacattatttataaagtttatgacgtcacaatggtaccagtactatgtgacctCACCTTAGTGCATattattttagacaaggttttccctagggaaagacaggaatatctatcctcggcgcgtgctcggatgaatttatactttccccgctagcctaggtaggcaagaatatttaatatctttaaatCGCGGCATTGAAAATTTCATAAGCGGGGAAACATTGAAGGTAAACAGAAGACGAAATTAAGATTTGCCCCAGTGATCGTTCGCTTGAATGAAATTTCTTGGCCTTAAAGTGCATATAAACGTCAGCTGTTGTACTGCAGTAGTTGCACAGGTACATATACATTGTGATCCTCAAAGAAATATTACAAGTCATATGATATGATAACTTAAGTGGAACGTTCCTAAACTGGAATGCATCACACCAAACTTCTGTACCACTGTAACCATAATTCAAAAATGTAGGAAGAAGTGTTGatgatatattacattgttagGCGGTTGTGTGGTTACTTATGCTGTTGTCTAATTAAAAGCGTTATGTTTTAAGAGTTACGggcttgatatcactatttagaccatttattaTTAGAGTATAATAAAAAAAGCCACAGAACTGCTcttgctcgccacacaaataagtttgagctgtgcaatgccgtcacactttttttcgaccatgtcatgtttgaatgtatataactcgttgaatattgcttttgtcgcttaaaaattggacaatattcggagcaaacattattttgaagGTTGACGTTAACACAATAGCCCTATGgtgaaaaaatgaattaaatgtacCGCGataaactttcattttcacagtttttcaacaaaatcacacatTTAACTCGCCATAACTTACTTAATATAGGTTATTTTTAAACGGGAAGCACATGACATGTTCttcgttcatgctactttttcacgggtactaaacagtgcctgcggcaccgCCTATGCCGATGAGaaatgaaggcacttcgcttccggtaCCGCAGGCATTCCGCTAATGTTGACAAATCAAGCGAGATAGGTGAgtgatattttttcagttttgtcattttgttactgcatgtagcattttttaaaaaatcggggaatgtagcggggtgtagaagtACCTCAtgaacatatccatgctaaagCTTGTGGGAAataatcaatttcctagaaatgtaaggacaaataagttaggaatgaaacgtgatttttttcatATCAGTGACTGTTCAGACTCATTTCTTTCCGCTGACCCAAACCATATCGTCTCTGcctttgtaaaacatatttataaatgatatgtgatctgcaaaaacatgaaatgtgtccagaaaatttcgaatttgaacgttatgcctattttgaaaatgtgccgcaggcatttcgacggtGCCGCAGCCCCTTGGAGGTGACGCAGGCACTTCTTAAAGTATCGGGGCATAGATTTGGGGGTTCTAGATTTCGCCCAAAACTTACCAAATCTCGAATAACTTGCATTCGTGcgattatatataacatattcacaaacattttcaatatcaatatatTGATAGCAAAATGGAtttctgtctgtgtgtgtgtgcgtgcgtattcttgttttccttttttagagGAGCACAATCGTATAAGTCACTTATCTACTTTCCTTGCGTTTCCTTGCGTTTTTCTAAGTTGTTCCACTGAAAAGCAGT
The sequence above is a segment of the Mercenaria mercenaria strain notata chromosome 3, MADL_Memer_1, whole genome shotgun sequence genome. Coding sequences within it:
- the LOC123525704 gene encoding uncharacterized protein K02A2.6; translated protein: MSVKYKPGKDNPSGYMSRHPVNSENEKQKLNIAEKYVNFIAESSVLNAMTLDEVKLATVQGKPFDYAKYGKWHNMKSIEDPEISVEELTSLRSIKDELTVHGETVLLRDSVLPKSLRERAIHIPHEGHQGTTRTKAFLRSKVWFPNMNEMVEDIIKGCIACLATTKERNRTEPLKMSELPSGPWQDLSADFYGPLPSEEYLFVITDEYSRYPMVEVVKSVSSSRVIPILDKTLSEFGMVKTIKTDNGSPFNSDSFRQFAAYSGFTHRRVTPRWPKAKSQSRSIQ